The following proteins are co-located in the Asticcacaulis excentricus CB 48 genome:
- a CDS encoding metal-sensitive transcriptional regulator: MELPVSEHPSHTEETPRLNRTIGQLEGIKRMIGEGQYCVDILTQLRAVRSAIKTIELSVLETHMKSCLAKSCQCGDETQRDQQIGEIMLLLKKYE; the protein is encoded by the coding sequence ATGGAGCTCCCCGTGTCGGAACACCCCAGTCACACCGAAGAGACCCCTCGGCTCAACCGAACCATCGGCCAGCTCGAAGGCATCAAGCGCATGATCGGCGAGGGCCAATATTGCGTCGATATCCTTACGCAGCTGCGTGCCGTGCGCAGCGCCATCAAGACAATCGAGCTCAGTGTCCTGGAAACCCACATGAAGTCGTGCCTGGCCAAGTCCTGCCAGTGCGGCGACGAAACTCAGCGCGACCAGCAGATTGGCGAGATCATGCTGCTCCTCAAGAAGTACGAGTAG
- a CDS encoding copper-transporting P-type ATPase, which yields MDHDQHSDGAPKSCCHGKAEGGQYTCPMHPEIRQSGPGQCPICHMNLVLAADKPAEKPAEASDHGHCEHHGHGHEHHHKLAAKPVSAPKAGEAVIYTCPMHPQIRQEGPGSCPICGMALEPETITLEETDNPELRDMTRRLWISAILSVPVAVLAMGAHFGLSALVPDRISVWIQLVLATPVTLWGGWPFLTRGWDSLKTRNLNMFTLIALGILVAWGYSVVAVLAPDVFPHMPGMTPDIYFEAAAIITTLVLVGQVLELKARAQTGNAIRALLKLAPAIAHRMQDGNEETIPLEQVQPGDLLRVRPGEKIPTDGEIIEGSSHVDESMLTGESMPVAKQGGDKVTGATVNQSGSFVMRATRVGNDTLLAQIVARVGQAQRSRAPVQRVADIVSGYFVPAVVVVAVMTFVAWIVWGPDPKLGHAILNAIAVLIIACPCALGLATPMSIMAGTGRAAREGILVRDAAVLEAFEGVDTLVLDKTGTLTEGKPKLIAVKATGGLSDDRLLALAAALEASSEHPIADAIVRGAKEQSLPSLKVEDFQSPTGKGVTGKVDGAALALGNSALVGENAELTELARPFREQGQTAIYAAVDGKPAGIIVVADPIKTSTPEALKALRAEGLRLVMLTGDNEATARAVAKTLGIEDVEAGVLPDRKAEVIEGLIAKGRKVAMAGDGVNDAPALAAATVGIAMGNGTDIAMESAGITLIKGDLRGIVKARGLSQAVMRNIKQNLVFAFAYNMVGVPIAAGVLYPAFGLLLSPIIASAAMAFSSASVIANSLRIRNTHL from the coding sequence ATGGATCACGATCAGCATAGCGACGGCGCACCAAAATCCTGCTGTCACGGAAAAGCGGAGGGCGGTCAATACACTTGCCCGATGCATCCGGAAATCCGCCAGAGTGGCCCAGGTCAATGTCCGATCTGCCACATGAATCTAGTGCTCGCGGCCGACAAGCCCGCGGAAAAACCAGCGGAAGCCTCGGACCATGGCCATTGTGAGCACCACGGGCATGGCCACGAACACCATCACAAACTTGCCGCCAAGCCCGTGTCAGCGCCCAAGGCCGGTGAAGCCGTCATCTACACGTGTCCGATGCACCCGCAGATCCGTCAGGAAGGTCCAGGCTCCTGTCCAATCTGCGGCATGGCGCTCGAACCCGAAACGATCACGCTCGAAGAGACCGACAATCCCGAGCTTCGCGACATGACGCGCCGGCTGTGGATTTCCGCAATCCTGTCCGTACCTGTGGCGGTTCTGGCTATGGGCGCGCATTTCGGACTATCCGCCCTGGTCCCGGACAGAATTTCCGTCTGGATACAGCTCGTCCTGGCTACGCCCGTCACCCTGTGGGGCGGTTGGCCGTTCCTCACGCGCGGCTGGGATTCGCTGAAGACCCGAAACCTCAACATGTTCACCCTGATCGCACTGGGTATCCTGGTCGCTTGGGGCTATTCGGTCGTCGCCGTCCTAGCGCCGGACGTATTCCCACATATGCCCGGCATGACACCCGATATCTATTTCGAGGCAGCCGCGATCATCACGACTCTCGTCCTTGTCGGCCAGGTCCTGGAACTCAAGGCGCGCGCCCAGACCGGGAATGCAATACGGGCCCTCCTGAAGCTGGCCCCGGCGATCGCGCACCGTATGCAGGACGGAAACGAAGAGACGATACCCTTGGAGCAGGTCCAGCCAGGCGACCTGCTGCGCGTACGACCGGGCGAAAAAATCCCGACCGACGGTGAGATCATCGAAGGATCGAGCCACGTCGACGAATCCATGCTGACCGGCGAATCCATGCCCGTCGCCAAACAGGGCGGCGACAAGGTTACAGGCGCCACCGTCAACCAGTCCGGAAGTTTCGTCATGCGGGCGACCCGGGTCGGAAACGACACACTACTCGCCCAGATCGTCGCGCGCGTCGGCCAGGCGCAGCGTTCGCGTGCGCCCGTACAGCGGGTTGCCGATATCGTGTCCGGCTATTTCGTGCCGGCCGTCGTAGTCGTCGCCGTCATGACATTTGTCGCCTGGATAGTCTGGGGTCCAGATCCCAAACTCGGCCACGCGATCCTCAACGCCATCGCGGTCCTAATCATCGCCTGTCCTTGTGCGCTTGGCTTGGCCACGCCGATGTCGATCATGGCCGGCACCGGCCGCGCGGCGCGCGAGGGTATTCTCGTCCGCGATGCGGCCGTGCTCGAAGCCTTCGAAGGCGTGGACACACTTGTACTCGATAAGACCGGAACGCTCACGGAGGGCAAACCGAAACTGATCGCGGTCAAGGCCACCGGCGGGCTCTCCGACGACCGGCTACTTGCCCTCGCCGCGGCCTTGGAGGCGTCAAGCGAACATCCGATCGCAGATGCCATCGTTCGGGGTGCCAAGGAGCAGAGCCTGCCAAGTTTGAAGGTCGAGGACTTCCAGTCTCCGACGGGCAAAGGCGTGACTGGTAAGGTCGATGGCGCAGCCCTCGCACTTGGCAATTCCGCCCTGGTCGGAGAGAACGCGGAGCTAACCGAACTCGCCCGGCCTTTCCGGGAACAGGGCCAGACGGCGATCTACGCGGCCGTGGACGGCAAGCCGGCCGGAATCATCGTTGTCGCCGATCCCATCAAGACGTCGACACCGGAAGCGCTGAAAGCCTTGAGGGCTGAAGGCCTGCGCCTGGTCATGCTGACTGGGGACAACGAGGCTACGGCGCGCGCCGTCGCCAAGACCCTCGGCATCGAGGATGTCGAAGCCGGCGTGCTGCCCGACCGGAAGGCGGAAGTCATCGAAGGACTGATAGCGAAGGGCCGCAAGGTCGCCATGGCCGGTGACGGCGTCAACGACGCACCCGCCCTCGCCGCGGCCACGGTTGGCATCGCGATGGGCAACGGAACCGACATCGCCATGGAAAGCGCCGGCATAACCCTCATAAAGGGCGACCTTCGAGGTATCGTTAAGGCGCGCGGTCTGAGCCAGGCCGTCATGCGCAATATCAAGCAGAACCTGGTGTTCGCCTTCGCCTACAATATGGTGGGCGTACCGATCGCCGCTGGCGTCCTGTATCCGGCGTTCGGGCTGCTGCTCTCGCCGATCATTGCCTCGGCAGCCATGGCCTTCAGCTCTGCATCTGTAATCGCCAATAGCCTTCGTATTCGCAATACCCACCTATGA
- a CDS encoding acyltransferase family protein codes for MPQNLKPLTALRFFAAMWVVAFHFWPNLGVVMPAIVGKGYLGVELFFVLSGFILSHVYLERFKNGTYHYGEFIWARLARIYPVHIAILVGLGLLMAGLTVVGIQAGDKLLVWSSLPAQVTLTQAWGLAPQGGWNHPSWSISAEWFAYLTFPAFAFLMVPMWNRPRLAVGLAAAFLILLYIAFGSIAGFPLTRATILWGALRIVPCFALGCTLWLLWNTGAIRTRAIASGVTLGGFSSLVASTLFGLPDFVSVLACGGIILGLGALARNGSSILSSSWLVYLGEVSFAVYMICIPWQLVFSRGFQKLVHIDPEHMPVVLWLIMVAGVVPVAIVVHHLIERPARNLMRRVDFKRDAVNVRGRLKIEY; via the coding sequence ATGCCGCAGAACCTCAAACCGTTGACTGCCTTACGCTTCTTCGCGGCCATGTGGGTCGTCGCATTCCATTTCTGGCCCAACTTGGGCGTGGTCATGCCGGCGATCGTCGGTAAAGGCTATCTCGGTGTGGAGTTGTTTTTCGTTCTGTCCGGCTTCATCCTCAGCCATGTCTATCTCGAACGCTTCAAGAACGGGACCTATCACTATGGCGAGTTCATCTGGGCGCGGCTGGCACGCATCTACCCTGTCCATATAGCAATCCTCGTCGGTCTCGGCCTCCTAATGGCAGGCCTGACCGTCGTCGGCATTCAGGCTGGTGACAAGCTGCTGGTGTGGTCTTCACTGCCCGCCCAAGTGACACTGACCCAAGCATGGGGCCTCGCGCCTCAGGGCGGCTGGAATCATCCGTCATGGTCGATCTCGGCCGAATGGTTCGCATACCTGACCTTCCCGGCGTTTGCTTTCCTGATGGTCCCCATGTGGAACCGGCCTCGCCTTGCCGTGGGACTGGCCGCCGCCTTCCTCATCCTTCTCTATATCGCCTTCGGCTCGATTGCCGGCTTCCCCTTGACCCGCGCCACCATTCTCTGGGGCGCCCTTAGGATCGTTCCCTGTTTCGCGCTAGGCTGCACGTTGTGGCTTCTCTGGAACACCGGAGCCATCCGCACGCGCGCAATTGCATCCGGGGTGACTTTGGGCGGGTTCTCCTCGCTTGTCGCATCGACTTTGTTCGGTCTACCCGATTTCGTCAGCGTTCTTGCCTGCGGCGGAATAATCCTGGGTCTGGGAGCGCTGGCGAGAAATGGATCTTCGATATTGTCGTCGTCCTGGCTGGTCTATCTCGGCGAAGTGAGCTTCGCGGTCTATATGATCTGCATCCCATGGCAACTCGTCTTCAGCCGAGGCTTCCAGAAACTTGTCCACATCGATCCGGAACATATGCCGGTAGTATTGTGGCTTATCATGGTCGCCGGCGTCGTCCCGGTCGCCATCGTTGTCCACCACCTGATTGAGCGACCAGCTCGCAACCTGATGCGCCGCGTCGACTTCAAGCGCGATGCCGTTAATGTCCGTGGACGGCTAAAGATAGAATACTAA
- a CDS encoding DUF305 domain-containing protein — translation MEGHESSHVSHDRAMQGKGHYVKFWISLAVNAALMFVLMFVMIDTFSEFIPNLNFLYMAFVMAAPMGIIMLASMPMMYSDNRKNLISYAVLVLLFVASFAFIRHQTFVGNNGFLASMIPHHSGAILMCRNAKITDPEIVTLCGNIVKSQRQEIDEMKAIQARKKP, via the coding sequence ATGGAAGGTCACGAATCCAGCCACGTGAGCCATGACAGGGCGATGCAGGGCAAGGGCCACTATGTCAAATTCTGGATATCCTTGGCCGTCAACGCGGCTCTGATGTTCGTCCTTATGTTCGTGATGATCGACACCTTCTCCGAGTTCATTCCGAACCTGAACTTCCTCTACATGGCGTTCGTGATGGCCGCGCCGATGGGTATCATCATGTTGGCAAGTATGCCGATGATGTATTCGGACAACCGGAAGAATTTGATTAGTTATGCGGTCCTAGTCTTGCTCTTCGTCGCCAGCTTCGCCTTCATCCGCCATCAAACCTTCGTCGGCAACAACGGCTTTCTCGCGTCGATGATTCCGCACCACTCCGGTGCCATCCTGATGTGCCGGAATGCCAAGATCACTGACCCTGAAATTGTCACCTTGTGTGGAAACATCGTGAAATCTCAGCGACAGGAGATTGATGAAATGAAAGCTATCCAAGCAAGGAAAAAACCGTAG
- a CDS encoding NAD(P)-binding protein codes for MDLIVLGAGQSGLSAGYYLQKAGLDFIILDRSRRIGDAWRFRYDTLTLFTPRTFNGLPGLAMPGDPEGRPDRLEFADFLEDYAT; via the coding sequence ATGGATTTAATCGTTCTGGGCGCCGGGCAATCGGGACTGTCCGCAGGGTACTATCTTCAGAAGGCTGGGCTTGATTTCATCATCCTCGATCGCAGCCGGCGGATCGGCGATGCGTGGCGGTTTCGCTATGACACCCTGACCTTGTTTACGCCGCGGACCTTCAATGGCCTGCCCGGTTTGGCTATGCCCGGCGATCCCGAAGGGCGGCCTGATCGGCTGGAGTTCGCCGACTTTCTTGAAGACTATGCCACGTAG
- a CDS encoding heavy metal translocating P-type ATPase encodes MAHDSHPPSKAEGKTGGKAANDDDHKHGDDLEGLHGHDHGPSDGPWWQSPKARLTLLCAAAFAVAFLLAKLIPQSAPWGYVAAMMVGLIPIVRRAAKGVARGYPFSIETLMTIAAIGAIVIDAAEEAAVVIILFLVGELLEGIAADRARASIRELATLVPKDALLDEGDGKTRKVPAEELAVDAIVVVRPGDRVPADGVIVEGESAIDEAPVTGESVPKRKTVDDQVFAGTINQEGVLRIKVTAAAENNTISRVIKLVEDAQEAKAPTERFIDGFSKYYTPGVIVFAFLVTVIPPLAFGGDWSEWLYKGLAVLLIGCPCALVISTPAAIAAALSAGAKRGLLMKGGAVLETFRKVTYVAMDKTGTLTEGKPKLTDIHGNGMDEGEVLRIAATLEAGSSHPLATAILNEAKARNIDHGTAESSKAVAGKGVAGTVDGKSVRLYSPKATEDYMPLGGNMRQSIQRLNDEGKTVSVLIVDDEIAGFIAMRDEPREDAKAGVWALQRQGITTLMLTGDNKRTGEAIASQLGMQARTELMPEEKQMIVKDLQDQGEVVAKVGDGINDAPALAAADVGIAMGGGTDVALETADAAVLHGRVMDIADMIGLSRLTMTNIYQNITIALGLKAVFLVTTVLGITGLWPAILADTGATVFVTANAMRLLGWKGGRDA; translated from the coding sequence ATGGCCCACGATTCCCACCCGCCCTCGAAGGCCGAGGGCAAGACCGGCGGCAAGGCCGCCAATGACGACGACCATAAGCACGGGGACGATCTGGAAGGTCTGCACGGCCACGACCACGGCCCGAGCGATGGACCGTGGTGGCAGAGCCCCAAGGCGCGCCTGACGCTCCTGTGCGCCGCCGCCTTCGCTGTCGCCTTCCTTCTGGCCAAGCTCATACCGCAAAGTGCCCCTTGGGGCTATGTGGCGGCCATGATGGTCGGCCTGATCCCCATCGTTCGGCGCGCGGCCAAAGGCGTGGCGCGCGGCTACCCGTTCTCGATCGAGACCCTGATGACGATAGCGGCCATTGGCGCCATCGTCATCGATGCCGCCGAAGAGGCGGCTGTCGTCATCATCCTGTTCCTCGTGGGTGAGTTGCTTGAGGGGATTGCGGCCGATCGGGCCCGGGCCAGTATCCGGGAGTTGGCGACACTTGTCCCCAAGGACGCGCTCCTGGATGAGGGTGACGGCAAGACGCGCAAGGTGCCGGCTGAAGAGCTGGCGGTTGATGCCATAGTGGTCGTGCGCCCCGGCGACCGCGTGCCGGCCGATGGCGTGATTGTCGAAGGCGAAAGCGCGATCGATGAGGCGCCGGTAACGGGCGAGTCCGTGCCGAAGCGCAAGACGGTGGATGATCAGGTCTTTGCCGGGACGATCAATCAGGAAGGCGTGTTGCGTATCAAGGTGACCGCTGCCGCCGAGAACAATACGATCTCCCGGGTGATCAAGCTCGTCGAGGATGCGCAGGAGGCCAAGGCGCCGACCGAGCGCTTCATCGACGGCTTCTCCAAATATTACACCCCTGGGGTCATCGTTTTTGCGTTCCTCGTCACCGTCATTCCGCCCCTGGCCTTTGGCGGTGACTGGTCGGAATGGCTCTACAAGGGCCTGGCTGTGCTTTTGATCGGGTGTCCCTGCGCGCTGGTTATCTCGACGCCGGCCGCGATCGCAGCGGCGCTATCGGCCGGAGCCAAACGTGGACTTCTTATGAAGGGCGGCGCGGTTCTGGAGACCTTCCGCAAGGTGACCTATGTCGCCATGGATAAGACCGGGACGCTGACCGAAGGCAAACCAAAGCTCACCGACATCCATGGCAATGGGATGGATGAGGGCGAGGTCTTGCGCATTGCCGCTACGCTTGAGGCGGGTTCGAGCCATCCGCTCGCGACCGCTATCCTTAATGAAGCCAAGGCCCGTAATATCGACCATGGCACGGCTGAAAGCTCTAAGGCGGTGGCCGGTAAGGGCGTTGCGGGTACGGTCGATGGCAAGTCCGTGCGCCTCTATTCACCCAAGGCGACCGAAGACTACATGCCGCTGGGCGGCAATATGCGCCAAAGCATCCAGCGGCTGAATGACGAGGGCAAGACGGTGTCTGTCCTGATCGTCGATGACGAGATCGCCGGCTTCATCGCCATGCGCGACGAGCCGCGCGAAGACGCCAAGGCCGGGGTATGGGCGCTGCAGCGTCAGGGCATCACCACGCTCATGCTGACGGGCGATAACAAGCGCACCGGTGAGGCCATCGCCTCGCAACTCGGCATGCAGGCTCGAACCGAGTTGATGCCCGAAGAGAAGCAAATGATCGTCAAGGATCTGCAGGATCAGGGCGAGGTCGTCGCGAAGGTTGGTGACGGTATCAACGATGCGCCGGCGCTTGCGGCCGCGGATGTCGGTATCGCCATGGGAGGCGGGACGGATGTGGCGCTGGAGACGGCTGATGCGGCCGTGCTGCATGGTCGTGTTATGGATATTGCCGACATGATCGGCCTCTCCAGGCTGACCATGACCAACATCTATCAGAACATCACGATCGCACTCGGTCTGAAGGCCGTTTTTCTGGTCACAACGGTTCTGGGCATCACAGGGCTTTGGCCCGCGATTTTGGCGGACACAGGCGCGACGGTCTTCGTGACGGCCAATGCCATGCGGCTTCTGGGCTGGAAGGGGGGGCGCGATGCTTAG
- a CDS encoding cation diffusion facilitator family transporter: MAHDHSQGGASAGMAGDAHAGRQANEKRLLIAIGLTGTFMIAEIIGGFVFNSLALLSDAAHMMTDVMALIIAFIAIQIGKKAADSKRTFGYRRFEVLAAVFNAIVLFAVAIYILYEAYERFNQPPEVQTGGMLIVAVLGLIVNLVSMRVLQGGSDESLNMKGAYLEVLADMLGSLGVIIAAVLIYVTKIPQIDPILAVLIGFWVLPRTWKLLKESFHVLLEGVPAGVDLQKVESELAAVAGVKDVHDLHIWSVTTGENSLTAHLLVNPGADEALILARAHEIAATFGIAHATVQVERTHVGIETPTWSKDTDT; this comes from the coding sequence ATGGCGCACGATCATAGTCAGGGGGGCGCATCTGCCGGGATGGCCGGGGATGCACATGCGGGACGCCAGGCCAACGAGAAGCGATTACTGATCGCAATCGGCTTGACCGGAACGTTCATGATTGCCGAGATTATCGGTGGTTTCGTTTTCAATAGTCTGGCGCTGTTGTCGGACGCCGCGCACATGATGACCGATGTCATGGCGCTGATCATCGCCTTCATCGCTATTCAGATTGGCAAAAAGGCTGCCGACTCAAAGCGCACGTTTGGCTACCGGCGGTTCGAAGTGCTGGCAGCGGTCTTCAATGCGATCGTCCTTTTCGCCGTCGCCATCTACATCCTCTACGAGGCCTATGAGCGCTTTAACCAGCCGCCCGAGGTCCAGACGGGAGGCATGCTGATCGTCGCCGTCCTCGGGCTGATCGTCAACCTGGTCAGCATGCGTGTGCTGCAGGGCGGATCGGACGAAAGCCTGAACATGAAGGGCGCCTATCTCGAAGTTCTGGCCGACATGCTGGGTTCGCTGGGTGTCATCATCGCCGCCGTCCTGATCTACGTGACGAAGATACCGCAGATCGATCCGATCCTGGCGGTACTGATCGGGTTCTGGGTGCTGCCGCGAACCTGGAAGCTTCTCAAAGAGAGTTTTCACGTCCTGCTGGAAGGTGTGCCTGCGGGGGTGGACCTTCAGAAGGTCGAATCCGAACTGGCAGCGGTCGCCGGGGTCAAGGACGTCCACGATCTTCACATCTGGAGCGTCACGACGGGCGAAAACAGCCTGACGGCGCATCTTCTGGTCAATCCGGGGGCGGACGAGGCGCTCATCCTCGCTCGCGCCCATGAAATCGCCGCGACGTTTGGGATCGCGCACGCAACCGTGCAGGTCGAGCGCACCCACGTCGGCATTGAAACACCGACATGGTCGAAGGACACCGACACATGA
- a CDS encoding efflux RND transporter permease subunit, which translates to MLEKIIAQSIRHRWIVMIVVLALSALGVYNFTRLPIDAVPDITNVQVQINTEAPGYSPLEAEQRITFPVETAIAGLPGLQYTRSISRYGLSQVTVVFKEGTDIYFARQLVNERVQSVRSQLPAGSEPQLGPISTGLGEIFMYTVEAKPDARKADGTAYTPEDLRTLQDWVIRPQLRNTPGVTEVNTIGGFERQYHVTPFPERLSAYSLTMADVIKALETNNSNRGAGYVEKSGEQFLVRVPGQANTIEDLKQIVVQTRMGVPIRIADVADVLLGEELRTGAATQNGKEVVVATVNMLIGENSRTVAKAVSEKLAAANKSLPEGVSAVSVYDRTTLVERTIQTIEKNLAEGALLVIVILFLLLGNIRAAIITAMVIPVAMLMTITGMVENKVSGNLMSLGALDFGLIVDGAVIIMENCLRRFAEAQHHHGRLLTRDERFALASKASTEVIKPSLFGVLIITIVYFPIFALSGVEGKMFHPMAATVVMALAAALVLSLTFVPAAVAMFVTGKVQEKESFVMRGARKVYEPILKLAIKARYALVGIAIVLVVLSGFLATRLGAEFIPQLDEGDVALHAMRIPGTSLTQSIHMQAAVEARLKKFPEVERVFAKIGTAEVATDPMPPSVADTFVILKDRKKWPNPNEPKNSLVERMQKAVEEIPGNNYEFTQPIQMRFNELISGVRSDVAVKIFGDDLDQLLKTGNDIQKVMKTIPGAEDVRVEQVSGLPMLQITPDRTAMARLGLSIGDVQDVVSTALGGTEAGQIFEGDRRFNVIVRLPETQRANLAEIGRLRIPVSNDGDSAEGMTGASFIPLQDVAHIEMINGPNQISREQGKRRVVVTANVRGADLGTFVTTLQDKVGAQVKLPEGYWVNYGGTFEQMTSAAKRLQIVVPIALILIIGLLFMLFGTMEDALIVFSGVPLALTGGIVALAIRDIPLSISAGVGFIALSGVAVLNGVVMLTFIKSLRAEGKLLDDAIIEGALTRLRPVMMTALVASLGFVPMAFNVGAGSEVQRPLATVVIGGIVSSTILTLLILPALYRIVHGKEKTLEKNRPAPNREVHGEGL; encoded by the coding sequence GCCTGGATATTCGCCCCTTGAGGCCGAACAGCGCATCACCTTCCCGGTGGAAACGGCCATAGCCGGTCTGCCCGGCCTGCAATATACGCGCTCTATCTCGCGTTATGGCCTGTCGCAAGTCACGGTCGTCTTCAAGGAAGGCACGGACATCTACTTTGCCCGTCAGCTCGTCAACGAGCGGGTACAGTCGGTGAGGAGCCAGCTACCGGCCGGATCGGAGCCGCAACTGGGGCCGATCTCGACCGGCCTCGGTGAAATCTTCATGTATACGGTCGAAGCCAAACCCGATGCCCGCAAGGCTGACGGAACGGCCTATACCCCGGAAGATCTGCGCACGCTGCAGGACTGGGTCATCCGCCCGCAACTGCGCAACACGCCGGGCGTGACCGAAGTCAACACCATCGGCGGGTTTGAACGTCAATACCATGTGACGCCGTTCCCTGAGCGTCTGTCGGCCTACAGCCTGACGATGGCCGATGTCATCAAGGCGCTGGAGACCAACAACAGCAACCGAGGCGCGGGCTATGTCGAAAAGAGCGGCGAGCAGTTCCTCGTCCGTGTCCCCGGCCAGGCCAACACGATCGAAGATCTGAAGCAAATCGTCGTCCAGACGCGTATGGGCGTGCCCATCCGCATCGCCGATGTCGCCGACGTGCTTTTGGGCGAAGAACTGCGGACGGGCGCGGCCACGCAGAACGGCAAGGAGGTCGTGGTCGCCACGGTCAATATGCTGATCGGCGAGAACTCGCGTACCGTGGCAAAAGCCGTCTCGGAAAAGCTCGCAGCGGCCAACAAGTCTCTGCCGGAAGGCGTGTCGGCGGTATCGGTCTATGACCGCACGACGCTGGTCGAACGCACCATCCAGACGATTGAAAAGAACCTCGCCGAAGGCGCGCTGCTGGTCATCGTCATCCTGTTCCTGCTGCTCGGCAATATCCGCGCGGCCATCATCACAGCCATGGTTATCCCGGTGGCCATGCTGATGACCATCACGGGCATGGTCGAGAATAAGGTCTCGGGTAACCTGATGTCGCTGGGGGCGCTCGACTTCGGTCTGATCGTCGATGGCGCCGTCATCATCATGGAAAACTGTCTGCGGCGCTTTGCCGAGGCGCAACACCACCACGGGCGGCTTCTGACGCGCGACGAACGCTTCGCTCTGGCCTCAAAGGCCTCGACGGAAGTCATCAAGCCGTCTCTGTTCGGCGTGCTGATCATCACCATCGTTTACTTCCCTATCTTCGCGCTCTCGGGCGTCGAGGGCAAGATGTTCCACCCGATGGCGGCCACCGTCGTCATGGCTCTGGCCGCGGCTCTGGTGCTGTCCCTGACCTTTGTTCCGGCCGCTGTGGCGATGTTCGTCACGGGCAAGGTGCAGGAAAAGGAAAGCTTCGTCATGCGCGGGGCCCGTAAGGTCTACGAGCCCATTCTGAAGCTGGCCATCAAGGCGCGCTACGCCTTGGTCGGCATTGCCATCGTACTGGTCGTCCTGTCCGGCTTCCTGGCCACGCGCCTGGGGGCGGAGTTCATCCCGCAACTGGATGAGGGCGATGTGGCGCTGCACGCCATGCGTATCCCGGGCACCAGCCTGACGCAGTCGATCCATATGCAGGCCGCCGTCGAGGCGCGACTTAAAAAGTTCCCGGAAGTGGAACGTGTCTTCGCCAAGATCGGTACCGCTGAAGTGGCGACGGACCCCATGCCGCCCTCCGTGGCCGACACCTTTGTGATCCTGAAAGACCGCAAGAAGTGGCCGAATCCGAACGAGCCTAAGAACAGCCTCGTCGAACGCATGCAGAAGGCGGTCGAGGAAATTCCCGGTAATAACTACGAGTTCACCCAGCCCATCCAGATGCGCTTCAACGAGCTTATCTCCGGTGTACGCTCGGACGTGGCCGTCAAAATCTTCGGCGACGATCTCGATCAGTTGCTGAAGACCGGCAATGACATCCAGAAGGTGATGAAGACGATCCCCGGTGCTGAGGACGTTCGCGTGGAACAGGTTTCGGGCCTGCCCATGCTGCAGATCACGCCGGATCGCACCGCCATGGCGCGTCTGGGTCTCAGCATAGGCGACGTGCAGGACGTGGTGTCCACGGCTCTGGGCGGCACCGAAGCGGGCCAAATTTTCGAAGGCGACCGCCGTTTTAATGTGATTGTGCGTCTGCCGGAAACCCAGCGCGCCAACCTCGCCGAGATCGGCCGCCTGCGCATCCCGGTCAGCAATGACGGGGACTCTGCAGAGGGCATGACCGGTGCGAGCTTCATCCCGCTTCAGGATGTGGCGCATATCGAGATGATCAATGGTCCCAACCAAATCAGCCGCGAACAGGGCAAGCGCCGCGTCGTGGTCACGGCCAACGTCCGTGGCGCCGACCTCGGCACCTTCGTTACGACCCTGCAAGACAAGGTCGGGGCGCAGGTCAAGCTGCCGGAAGGCTATTGGGTGAACTACGGCGGCACGTTCGAACAGATGACCTCGGCGGCCAAGCGCCTCCAGATCGTCGTGCCGATCGCGCTGATCCTGATCATCGGTCTGCTCTTCATGCTGTTCGGCACTATGGAGGACGCACTGATCGTGTTCTCGGGTGTGCCGCTGGCCTTGACAGGGGGGATCGTGGCTCTGGCCATACGGGATATTCCGCTCTCTATCTCTGCGGGGGTGGGCTTTATCGCCCTATCCGGTGTGGCGGTGCTCAACGGCGTGGTGATGCTGACCTTCATCAAGTCGCTGAGAGCCGAAGGCAAGTTGCTGGACGATGCCATCATCGAAGGGGCGCTGACCCGTCTGCGTCCGGTGATGATGACGGCGCTGGTGGCTTCGCTGGGCTTCGTGCCGATGGCCTTCAACGTCGGTGCCGGTTCCGAAGTGCAGCGTCCGCTCGCTACGGTCGTCATCGGCGGCATTGTCTCCTCGACCATCCTCACTCTGCTGATCCTGCCGGCGCTCTATCGCATCGTGCACGGCAAGGAGAAGACGCTTGAGAAGAACAGGCCAGCCCCCAACAGGGAGGTACACGGCGAAGGCCTGTAA